From Bacillota bacterium, one genomic window encodes:
- a CDS encoding cell division/cell wall cluster transcriptional repressor MraZ: MFLGEFQHTLDDKGRLTIPAKFRDGLGPRFIVTRGLDGCLFAYPLSEWQVLESRLKALPLTKADARAFVRILFSGAAESEMDRQGRITLPPPLREYAKIEKDVVVVGVSNRVEIWAKEVWDRYVAAAETSFEEIAESLEGLGL; the protein is encoded by the coding sequence TTGTTCCTGGGCGAGTTCCAGCACACGTTGGATGACAAAGGCCGTCTCACTATTCCCGCCAAGTTCCGCGACGGGCTGGGCCCGCGCTTTATCGTGACCCGGGGCCTGGACGGCTGTTTGTTCGCTTATCCCTTAAGCGAATGGCAAGTGCTGGAATCTCGCCTGAAGGCACTGCCGCTCACGAAGGCCGACGCCCGCGCTTTCGTGCGCATTTTGTTTTCCGGCGCGGCCGAAAGCGAGATGGATCGCCAGGGCCGCATCACGCTGCCCCCGCCGCTGCGGGAGTACGCCAAGATCGAGAAGGACGTGGTGGTCGTCGGCGTGTCGAACCGGGTGGAGATTTGGGCGAAGGAAGTTTGGGACCGCTACGTGGCCGCGGCGGAAACTTCGTTCGAAGAGATCGCGGAAAGCCTCGAGGGGCTCGGCCTGTAG
- a CDS encoding 16S rRNA (cytosine(1402)-N(4))-methyltransferase, which yields MASLQHVPVMPEEVMRLLQPAPGQIIVDGTVGGGGHARLIARAIAPGGRLIAVDRDAQTLRRARDALAEFGASVTFVHDDFRNLRRILADLGVAGVHGVLFDLGVSSFQLDEPERGFTYRFDAPLDMRMDPSRQTVTAADLVNTLPAEELVRILREYGEERWAARIARHIVARRKVEPFATTGQLVEAVKEAIPAAARRTGPHPARRTFQALRIAVNDELGALQEGLRAAVDALLPGGRIVVISFHSLEDRIVKQTFSELARGCECPPDLPVCRCGKQPLLRILTRRPLTPGPQELEQNPRARSAKLRAAERTVLGGQEGE from the coding sequence ATGGCATCGTTGCAGCACGTCCCGGTTATGCCGGAGGAAGTCATGCGGCTGCTGCAGCCGGCGCCGGGCCAGATTATCGTGGACGGCACCGTCGGCGGCGGCGGGCATGCCCGGCTCATCGCCCGGGCCATCGCGCCGGGAGGACGGCTCATTGCCGTCGACCGTGACGCGCAGACGCTGCGCCGGGCGCGGGACGCGCTGGCCGAGTTCGGCGCGTCGGTCACCTTCGTCCACGACGATTTCCGGAACTTGCGCCGCATCCTCGCGGACTTGGGCGTGGCCGGCGTCCACGGCGTGTTGTTCGACTTGGGCGTGTCGTCGTTCCAGCTGGACGAGCCCGAACGGGGTTTCACGTACCGTTTCGACGCGCCGCTGGATATGCGCATGGACCCTTCGCGGCAGACGGTGACCGCGGCGGATCTCGTCAACACGCTGCCGGCGGAAGAGCTGGTGCGCATCTTGCGAGAGTACGGCGAGGAACGGTGGGCGGCGCGCATTGCCCGCCACATCGTGGCGCGAAGAAAGGTCGAGCCGTTTGCCACCACCGGGCAGCTGGTGGAAGCCGTCAAAGAGGCCATTCCGGCCGCGGCTCGACGCACCGGCCCGCACCCGGCCCGGCGCACCTTTCAGGCGCTGCGCATCGCGGTCAACGACGAGCTGGGCGCGCTGCAAGAGGGCTTGCGGGCGGCGGTGGACGCGCTGCTGCCCGGCGGGCGGATTGTCGTCATCAGTTTTCATTCGCTGGAGGACCGGATCGTAAAGCAAACCTTCAGCGAGCTGGCGCGAGGCTGTGAGTGTCCCCCGGATCTGCCGGTTTGCCGTTGCGGCAAGCAGCCGCTGCTGCGCATCCTGACTCGTCGGCCGCTGACCCCCGGTCCGCAGGAGCTGGAGCAAAACCCCCGGGCCCGCAGCGCGAAGCTCCGGGCGGCCGAGCGGACCGTTCTAGGCGGCCAGGAAGGGGAATAA